In Passer domesticus isolate bPasDom1 chromosome 7, bPasDom1.hap1, whole genome shotgun sequence, one genomic interval encodes:
- the DNASE2B gene encoding deoxyribonuclease-2-beta isoform X1, with amino-acid sequence MLPILFSPFRHCSASQKWIPSGTHMNEWMWGTPSCNLEQTSCQLSFCCPKKRSAVSGGSREPLPRCPCLLCRFPRPCRVRSLLRGQELTALQHNFSFYSHPGLALRSRETKMPAGSAWWHPALLLALSCVPLWAAEISCRNEDGETVDWFALYKLPKHAKGQIPKLGLEYLYMDALAPQWQLGKYLINMTQSALGQTLQQLYETYESKRNTTAYAIYNDEVPESDSKGSKCGHTKGFLLLDKSQGFWVIHSVPLFPPIPEDGYGYPSTGESYGQTAICITFKYDQFTEIDQQMLSYNPGIYSCSIPDIFQADLPNLQKLCAKSRLPSAPLRHLAKLQSARGETFLHFAKSHFFIDDIYVAWMAQELKTDLLAEFWQRSGEKLYSNCSLDYHVYNIDMIGMPLNSTFHSINDHSKWAVSRKYKDQWTCIGDLNRAAEQAWRSGGFICTQNEQIYKAFRHLVIHYESCTSAPREL; translated from the exons ATGCTGCCAATTCTTTTCTCACCATTCCGGCACTGCTCAGCCTCACAAAAGTGGATCCCATCAGGAACACATATGAATGAGTGGATGTGGGGAACGCCATCCTGCAATTTAGAGCAGACAT CTTGTCAACTGTCATTTTGTTGCCCGAAGAAGCGGTCAGCAGTTTCCGGCGGCTCCCGGGAGCCCTTGCCCCGCTGTCCATGCCTGCTGTGCCGGTTTCCCAGGCCGTGCCGGGTGCGCTCCCTGCTCCGTGGGCAGGAGCTGACAGCTCTCCAGCACAACTTCTCCTTTTACAGCCACCCGGGGCTCGCCCTGCGCAGCCGGGAAACCAAAATGCCGGCGGGATCTGCTTGGTGGCACCCTGCGCTGCTCTTAGCTCTCTCCTGCGTGCCCCTGTGGGCCGCTGAGATTTCCTGCAGGAATGAAGACGGGGAGACGGTGGATTG GTTTGCTCTTTACAAGCTGCCGAAGCATGCCAAAGGACAGATTCCCAAGCTGGGACTGGAATACCTGTACATGGATGCCCTGGCTCCACAGTGGCAGCTTGGTAAATACCTCATCAACATGACCCAGAGTGCTCTAGGacaaacactgcagcagctctaTGAGACATATGAATCCAAG AGGAACACCACTGCATATGCGATATACAACGATGAGGTGCCTGAGTCAGACTCCAAAGGGTCGAAATGTGGACACACCAAAG GATTTCTGCTCTTGGATAAATCACAAGGCTTCTGGGTGATTCACAGTGTGCCCCTGTTCCCTCCCATCCCTGAGGATGGTTATGGATATCCATCTACTGGGGAGTCCTATGGACAGACAGCCATCTGTATAACCTTCAAATATGATCAGTTCACAGAAATAG ACCAACAGATGCTGAGTTATAATCCAGGAATCTACAGCTGTTCCATCCCTGACATCTTCCAAGCTGATCTCCCAAATCTCCAGAAACTCTGTGCAAAGTCcaggctgccctcagccccctTGCGCCACCTGGCCAAGCTCCAGTCAGCTCGTGGGGAAACCTTTCTCCACTTTGCAAAGTCACACTTTTTCATAGATG ATATCTATGTGGCCTGGATGGCTCAGGAACTGAAGACTGATTTGTTGGCTGAGTTCTGGCAGCGTTCTGGTGAAAAACTGTACTCAAATTGCTCTCTTGACTACCATGTCTACAACATAGACATGATAGGAATGCCATTGAACTCTACCTTTCATTCCATTAATGATCATTCCAAATGGGCTGTTTCAAGGAAGTACAAAGATCAGTGGACATGCATTGGGGACTTGAACCGTGCTGCTGAGCAAGCTTGGAGAAGTGGTGGGTTCATCTGTACCCAGAACGAACAGATCTACAAAGCCTTCAGGCATTTGGTAATCCACTATGAAAGCTGCACTTCTGCTCCCAGAGAGCTGTAG
- the DNASE2B gene encoding deoxyribonuclease-2-beta isoform X2, translating into MPAGSAWWHPALLLALSCVPLWAAEISCRNEDGETVDWFALYKLPKHAKGQIPKLGLEYLYMDALAPQWQLGKYLINMTQSALGQTLQQLYETYESKRNTTAYAIYNDEVPESDSKGSKCGHTKGFLLLDKSQGFWVIHSVPLFPPIPEDGYGYPSTGESYGQTAICITFKYDQFTEIDQQMLSYNPGIYSCSIPDIFQADLPNLQKLCAKSRLPSAPLRHLAKLQSARGETFLHFAKSHFFIDDIYVAWMAQELKTDLLAEFWQRSGEKLYSNCSLDYHVYNIDMIGMPLNSTFHSINDHSKWAVSRKYKDQWTCIGDLNRAAEQAWRSGGFICTQNEQIYKAFRHLVIHYESCTSAPREL; encoded by the exons ATGCCGGCGGGATCTGCTTGGTGGCACCCTGCGCTGCTCTTAGCTCTCTCCTGCGTGCCCCTGTGGGCCGCTGAGATTTCCTGCAGGAATGAAGACGGGGAGACGGTGGATTG GTTTGCTCTTTACAAGCTGCCGAAGCATGCCAAAGGACAGATTCCCAAGCTGGGACTGGAATACCTGTACATGGATGCCCTGGCTCCACAGTGGCAGCTTGGTAAATACCTCATCAACATGACCCAGAGTGCTCTAGGacaaacactgcagcagctctaTGAGACATATGAATCCAAG AGGAACACCACTGCATATGCGATATACAACGATGAGGTGCCTGAGTCAGACTCCAAAGGGTCGAAATGTGGACACACCAAAG GATTTCTGCTCTTGGATAAATCACAAGGCTTCTGGGTGATTCACAGTGTGCCCCTGTTCCCTCCCATCCCTGAGGATGGTTATGGATATCCATCTACTGGGGAGTCCTATGGACAGACAGCCATCTGTATAACCTTCAAATATGATCAGTTCACAGAAATAG ACCAACAGATGCTGAGTTATAATCCAGGAATCTACAGCTGTTCCATCCCTGACATCTTCCAAGCTGATCTCCCAAATCTCCAGAAACTCTGTGCAAAGTCcaggctgccctcagccccctTGCGCCACCTGGCCAAGCTCCAGTCAGCTCGTGGGGAAACCTTTCTCCACTTTGCAAAGTCACACTTTTTCATAGATG ATATCTATGTGGCCTGGATGGCTCAGGAACTGAAGACTGATTTGTTGGCTGAGTTCTGGCAGCGTTCTGGTGAAAAACTGTACTCAAATTGCTCTCTTGACTACCATGTCTACAACATAGACATGATAGGAATGCCATTGAACTCTACCTTTCATTCCATTAATGATCATTCCAAATGGGCTGTTTCAAGGAAGTACAAAGATCAGTGGACATGCATTGGGGACTTGAACCGTGCTGCTGAGCAAGCTTGGAGAAGTGGTGGGTTCATCTGTACCCAGAACGAACAGATCTACAAAGCCTTCAGGCATTTGGTAATCCACTATGAAAGCTGCACTTCTGCTCCCAGAGAGCTGTAG